Proteins encoded together in one Heliangelus exortis chromosome 13, bHelExo1.hap1, whole genome shotgun sequence window:
- the TSHZ3 gene encoding teashirt homolog 3 gives MPRRKQQAPRRAAAYVSDELKAAALVEEDVEPDENAVDGEPSAKYACPEKDFSKNCQSYQNSPAAEFSSHEMDSESHISETSDRMADFESSSIKNEEESKEVSIPLEDSTVSDSLEQMKAVYNNFLSNSYWSNLNLNLHQPISEKTNGSSSSSSSSSSSCGSGSFDWHQTAMAKTLQQVSQSRILPEPSLFSTVQLYRQSSKLYGSIFTGASKFRCKDCSAAYDTLVELTVHMNETGHYRDDNHETDNNNPKRWSKPRKRSLLEMEGKEDAQKVLKCMYCGHSFESLQDLSVHMIKTKHYQKVPLKEPVTPVAAKIIPATRKKASLELELPSSPDSTGGTPKATISDNNDALQKNSNPYITPNNRYGHQNGASYAWHFEARKSQILKCMECGSSHDTLQELTAHMMVTGHFIKVTNSAMKKGKPIIEAPATPTITSLVDEKVQSVPLAATTFTSPSNTPSSVSPKLNVEIKKEVDKERGIADDKMKDKEKSSEDEEKYDISSKYHYLTENDLEESPKGGLDILKSLENTVTSAINKAQNGTPSWGGYPSIHAAYQLPNMMKLSLGSSGKSTPLKPMFGNSELVSPTKNQSLVSPPSSQTSPVPKTNFHAMEELVKKVTEKVAKVEEKMKEPEGKLSPMKRATPSPCSSEVSEPLKTESSNDGGFKSHQNSPVPQRDGCKDSPPVEPVENGKEPVKSIVSSLSNSTAIITDHPPEQPFVNPLSALQSVMNIHLGKAAKPSLPALDPMSMLFKMSNSLAEKAAVATPPLQSKKPDHLDRYFYHVNNDQPIDLTKGKSDKSCSLGSALLSSTSTSSASSSSTVTTAKTSAVVSFMSNSPLRENALSDISDMLKNLTESHTSKSSTPSSISEKSDIDGTTIEEPEESTPAQKRKGRQSNWNPQHLLILQAQFAASLRQTSEGKYIMSDLSPQERMHISRFTGLSMTTISHWLANVKYQLRRTGGTKFLKNLDTGHPVFFCNDCASQIRTPSTYISHLESHLGFRLRDLSKLSSEQINNQIAQAKSPSEKLVTSSPEEDIGTSYQCKLCNRTFASKHAVKLHLSKTHGKSPEDHLLYVSELEKQ, from the coding sequence CCTATGTTTCAGATGAgctaaaagcagcagcactggtggAAGAAGATGTGGAACCCGATGAAAATGCAGTCGATGGGGAGCCTTCAGCAAAATATGCATGTCCAGAAAAAGACTTCAGTAAGAACTGCCAAAGCTACCAAAATTCTCCAGCAGCTGAATTTTCTAGCCATGAAATGGACAGTGAGTCACACATCAGTGAGACAAGTGACCGCATGGCAGACTTTGAGAGCAGCTCTAtcaaaaatgaggaagaaagcaAGGAGGTGTCGATACCACTGGAAGACTCTACAGTATCTGATAGTTTAGAACAAATGAAAGCTGTATATAATAACTTCCTCTCAAATTCCTACTGGTCCAATCTCAATTTGAACCTTCACCAGCCAATTTCAGAAAAAACcaatggaagcagcagcagtagcagcagcagcagtagcagtTGTGGAAGTGGCAGCTTTGACTGGCACCAGACTGCTATGGCCAAAACACTGCAGCAAGTGTCTCAGAGCAGAATTCTTCCTGAACCAAGTCTTTTTAGCACAGTTCAGCTGTACAGACAAAGCAGTAAGCTTTATGGCTCTATATTTACTGGAGCCAGTAAGTTCCGCTGTAAAGACTGCAGTGCTGCCTATGATACTTTAGTAGAATTAACAGTGCACATGAATGAAACAGGGCATTATCGAGATGACAACCATGAAACTGATAACAATAACCCCAAACGATGGTCCAAACCTCGTAAACGTTCTTTGCTTgaaatggaagggaaagaagatgCCCAGAAAGTATTAAAGTGTATGTACTGTGGTCATTCATTTGAATCTCTTCAGGATTTGAGTGTTCACAtgatcaaaacaaaacactaccAAAAAGTGCCTCTGAAGGAACCTGTTACACCTGTAGCAGCAAAAATTATCCCAGCTACTAGGAAGAAAGCGTCTCTGGAGCTTGAACTTCCAAGTTCTCCAGACTCCACAGGTGGGACACCAAAAGCAACAATCTCAGATAACAATGATGCACTTCAAAAGAATTCTAATCCTTACATTACTCCAAATAATCGCTACGGTCACCAGAACGGTGCCAGCTATGCCTGGCACTTCGAGGCAAGGAAATCTCAAATTCTGAAGTGCATGGAGTGTGGCAGTTCACATGACACTCTGCAGGAACTCACGGCTCACATGATGGTGACAGGACATTTTATTAAAGTCACTAACTCTGCCATGAAAAAAGGGAAGCCAATTATAGAAGCCCCGGCGACACCAACGATCACATCCTTAGTAGATGAGAAAGTCCAGTCTGTGCCACTAGCTGCCACCACTTTTACGTCTCCTTCTAATACACCTTCTAGTGTTTCTCCTAAATTAaatgttgaaataaaaaaagaagtagaTAAAGAAAGAGGCATTGCTGATGAcaaaatgaaagacaaagaaaagtcAAGTGAAGATGAGGAGAAGTATGATATCTCCTCAAAATACCATTACTTGACTGAAAATGACCTAGAGGAAAGCCCTAAGGGGGGATTAGATATATTGAAGTCTTTAGAAAACACAGTCACATCAGCTATAAACAAAGCCCAGAATGGCACGCCAAGCTGGGGTGGCTACCCCAGCATTCATGCTGCCTATCAGCTCCCTAATATGATGAAGCTGTCTTTGGGTTCATCTGGGAAGAGTACACCACTAAAACCTATGTTTGGAAACAGTGAACTAGTGTCACCAACTAAAAACCAGTCTTTGGTGTCTCCACCAAGCAGTCAGACCTCTCCTGTGCCAAAAACAAACTTTCATGCCATGGAAGAACTGGTAAAGAAAGTCACTGAGAAGGTGGCtaaagtggaggaaaaaatgaaagagccTGAAGGAAAGCTTTCTCCGATGAAACGTGCAACTCCTTCTCCATGCAGTAGTGAAGTCAGTGAACCCCTTAAGACAGAGTCCTCCAATGATGGTGGCTTTAAAAGCCATCAGAACAGCCCAGTCCCTCAGAGAGATGGTTGCAAGGATAGCCCACCTGTAGAACCTGTGGAAAATGGGAAAGAGCCTGTTAAGTCCATTGTAAGTTCTTTAAGTAACAGCACAGCTATCATCACCGATCACCCTCCTGAACAGCCATTTGTAAATCCATTGAGTGCACTGCAATCCGTCATGAATATTCACCTCGGGAAGGCAGCAAAGCCATCTCTGCCCGCTTTGGATCCAATGagcatgctttttaaaatgagcaACAGTTTGGCAGAAAAGGCTGCAGTGGCCACCCCACCTCTACAGTCCAAAAAACCAGACCACTTAGACCGCTATTTTTATCACGTCAACAATGACCAACCCATAGATTTGACGAAAGGCAAGAGTGACAAAAGCTGCTCTTTGGGTTCAGCGCTTTTGTCATCCACATCGAcatcttctgcttcttcttcatCTACAGTGACAACAGCAAAGACATCTGCAGTCGTGTCATTCATGTCAAACTCGCCGCTACGCGAGAATGCCTTGTCAGATATATCTGATATGCTGAAGAACCTGACAGAAAGTCACACATCAAAATCTTCCACACCTTCCAGCATATCTGAGAAATCTGACATTGATGGTACCACAATAGAGGAACCAGAAGAGAGTACACCAGCTCAGAAAAGGAAGGGACGTCAGTCTAACTGGAACCCTCAGCACTTGCTCATATTGCAGGCCCAGTTTGCAGCTAGTTTACGGCAGACTTCAGAAGGGAAATACATCATGTCAGACTTGAGCCCTCAAGAAAGAATGCACATTTCCAGGTTTACGGGACTTTCGATGACCACGATTAGCCACTGGCTGGCCAATGTGAAATACCAGCTCCGAAGGACGGGGGGAACTAAGTTCCTTAAAAATTTGGACACGGGGCACCCGGTGTTCTTTTGTAATGACTGTGCTTCACAGATCAGAACTCCTTCAACTTACATCAGTCATCTTGAATCGCATCTGGGTTTCAGGTTAAGAGACTTGTCCAAACTGTCCAGTGAACAGATTAACAATCAGATAGCACAAGCAAAGTCACCGTCTGAAAAACTGGTGACGTCCTCTCCAGAGGAAGATATCGGAACTTCTTATCAGTGCAAACTTTGTAACAGGACTTTTGCAAGCAAGCATGCTGTTAAACTTCATCTTAGTAAAACACATGGGAAGTCACCAGAGGATCATCTTCTGTATGTTTCGGAGTTAGAGAAGCAGTAG